Below is a window of Pseudoalteromonas undina DNA.
CCACTAACTAAGGCGCAGTGTAAACGCTTACAATTCAATCAACAAAAACACTAAAATATGTACTAACTCTTTATTATTGTGAAAAATGAAACCTTGCCCGTTTCATTCTTGGATACATTATATACCATTCACCGTTGATCTGAATGATTAATTGGTAATTCTACGATTAAAGTTTAACAACAAATATTTACTAAGTCTGAATAAGGTTAAATATTTTATAACTTTTTTGTTTCATTTAAATATAAGCTGTTTATTATTAAGGTCTATTGACCCTAGCTTATAGAGATCAAATCATGTTTAGACTACTCTTTTTACTACCTATTATTTTGTGCTTAGGTTGGTACTTTTTTTTACGCCATTATGCTATTCCATTAAAGCAGGGTAAAAAAGGCTTTATCTATATTTTAGCTTTCTCTGCGTTTGTGCTTGGCTTTTTTGTGTTAATGATGCAAATAACAGAGTACAGCCCAACTGAGTTATGATTTTTTAAGCACATAAAAAAACCGCTGATTAAGCGGTTTTTTTGGATAACGATATTTTTATACGCTAAAACTAGCACCACAGCCACACGTTGTTGTGGCATTAGGGTTAGAGACAAAAAAGCGTGCCCCCTCTAATCCTTCAGTGTAGTCAACTTCGCCATCAACTAAATACTGGATACTCATAGGGTCAATGACTAAGGTAACCCCATTTTTAACAATTTCTAAATCGCCAGGATTCGCTTTTTCATCAAAAGTAAAGCCGTATTGAAAACCTGAACACCCACCGCCTGTGACATAAACACGCAGTTTTAGATCTGGGTTTTCTTCTTCGTCGATTAACTGTTTAACACGCACAGCGGCTGCGTCGCTAAACTTAATGGGTAATTCTTCAGACATCTTATAACCCTCAATACCTTAATACTAATGCGCGAGATTATCTAATACCTGAGTATTTTAATCAAGTATAGTTAATCCATGCTTCCACGCCCCAATGATAACATGGCTTGTTTAGCTCACTCTGTGAATAGGTGCAGATTAAATTAAATTTAAATTAATCTGTTGTTAAAAATCTCAAGGACTTCCCTAGACTATTTTGATAAACTTGACGCCTAAAAATGCTACGGGGAAATAAAGCATGTGGCTTGAGCGACTGAGACGTCGATTAGCAAAACCAAAAACATCCGTACAATTATGCTTATTAGGCGTAAGTGCCGGATTAATTGCTGCATTTTTTATTATACTGTTTCGTTTAACCATTTTATTTTTTCAAAGTTTATTTCTAGAAACCCCTGACGATTTTACCACCCTTCCCACTTTAGAACGGGTATTAATGCCTTTAGTTGCAGCGTTATTAATAGCTACATTTGCGGCTTTCACTGGCTTTAAACATTACCGCTTAGGTATTCCTTTTGTAATACACAGAATTAAGCGCCATTACGGGCAAATGCCACTGTATAACACGGTTAATCAGTTTGTTGGTGGTGCACTGGCGCTGATCAGCGGTTTCTCTGTTGGCCGCGAAGGCCCATCAGTTCACATGGGGGCTGCCGGGGCAAGCATATTAGCGAATAAATTACACTTACCTCACAACGCTATGCGTACCCTCAGTGGATGTGGCGTTGCTGCGGGAATTGCTGCGTCGTTCAATACCCCGCTTGCTGCGGTTATTTTTGTAATGGAAGTGGTGCTCAGAGAATACAAAGTGCATATTTTTGTGCCGATAATGCTCGCAGCCGTTACCGGTGCATTAGCCACTCAATTTGTATTTGGTGAAGGCTCAGAACTTGCGCTAATAAGCATTGCCCCTTTAAGTGGGTGGCATTACCCCTATTTAATTTTGTGCGGCATGGGGCTGGGCGCGGTGGCTTATGCTTTTAATCAAAACTTAATGCTGATTATTAAAACCTTTAAACCACTAAGTATGTTTCCTCGTTTAATAATTGCAGGGTGTATTGCCAGCTTAATTGCCTATGCAGTTCCACAAGCTATGGGCTCAGGGATGAGTGCGATAACCATTGCTGTAGAGTCACCTGAAAACATGCAACTACTTACCACTATTTTAATTGCTAAGTTATTAGCCACCTTGTTTGCTATTGGCTTAGGTATTCCTGGTGGGTTAATTGGTCCGGTTATTGGACTTGGCGTTTTAACCGGCACTTTAATGGCATTTTTTGCCCAGTTTATTAGCCCAGGAACTGACATAGCTGGTACTTATGGGGTGCTCGGCATGGCAGGCTTACTAGCTGCCACATTGCACTCTCCCTTAGCGGCACTAACTACCGTGATGGAGCTGACCTCTTCACCTGAAATTATTGTACCGGCGATGATCGTCATTACCACCGCCTACGTTACAGCTTTGCAGGTGTTTGGTAACCGCTCTATATTTTTACAGCAATTAGACTTTCAGGGATTACCTTACCATGTATCTCCGGCCACTGAGGCATTACAAAAAGTAGGGGTGATGGATGACATGGATGAAGACTTTAAACTGCTCTACTCTGACGATAAAGAGCAAATAAAAAACAGTCTAGATGCCATGGACAGCCAAACACCGTTAATTGTGTTTGACGAGGAAAATGGTTATCGCCTAGCTGAATATGACTTAAGTTTAATGTCTGATCAGGCGGTCAATATAAAGTACATTAGCTTACAAGGTATCAGCAGCCAGGCCACTCTTGCAGATGCCTTTGAAATTTTAAATGATAAACGCAGTGGTGCACTTTATGTATATAACTTATTAGATAATCAACAAATTATGGGATTACTAAGGTGGGATCAAATCCATCATATTCTAACCATACGTAACAGTTTACTTTAACAATAATGAGAACAGTATGAGCGCATTATTAATTTACAAAACCTTGCACGTATTTTTTATGATTGCTTGGTTTGCCGGTATTTTTTACCTACCTCGACTTTTTGTTTATCACGCTATGAGTGAAGAAAAATCGTGTAACTCAATGCTAAAAGTAATGGAACGTCGGCTGCTTTATTTTGTTACCCCCTTTGCTGTGCTTACCGCAGTGTTTGGCGTATTAACTATTGTTGAATACGGCCGCGAATGGTTTCGTTACAGTATGTGGCTCCATTATAAACTAGTGCTGGTAATCATTTTATATATTTATCATGGCTACTGTTTCAAATTATTAGCTGATTTTAAACACGATAGAAATACAAAAAGCGATCGGTTTTACCGAATTTTCAACGAGCTACCTGTTTTAGCGTTACTCGTTATAGTTGCTTTAGCCATTATTAAGCCAAGCTTTTAAATACAGGATTATAAATTACACTGCCAAGTCGCAAACTAAGTTTGTATAATACGCGCGATTGCGTGCTCCTTTATGGATTATCGCGCCTTTTTGAATAACTAGGAATAACCCCATGTTCAGTTTCCAAGGTGAAAATATACTCTCTGTTAATCAACTCGATCGAGACTGTATTGAACGCATATTTGCTGTAGCAAAAAAAATGGAGCCATACGCAAAAAAACAAAAGCGTACCAATGTGCTTGAAGGCGCTATTTTAGCGAATCTATTTTTTGAACCTAGTACGCGTACTCGTGTTAGTTTTGGCACTGCGTTTAACTTACTCGGTGGACTGGTTCGTGAAACCACCGGTATGCAAAGCTCTGCGCTTGCTAAGGGCGAGTCACTATATGATACCGCACGTGTTATTTCAGCCTATGCTGATGCGGTTGCAATGCGCCATCCAGACTCAGGCTCGGTAGCTGAATTTGCAACAGGTTGCAGCGTACCAGTAATAAACGGTGGCGATGGACCCAATGAGCACCCTACTCAAGCACTGCTTGATTTATTAACCATTGAGCGTGAACTTAGCCGCTTCGATCAAAATATTGATGGTATGCACATTGCGCTAGTCGGCGATTTAAAATATGGCCGAACCGTTCACTCGCTATCAAAGCTACTATGTCATTACAAAAACATTCGCTTTTCAATGGTTGCCCCTTATGGCTTGCAAATGCCTGACTCAATTTTATCTGCCGTTGAAAATGCAGGACATAAAATTGAACTGGTTGATAAAATGGAAGGTAACTTAGCGGCCGATATTGTTTATCAAACACGCATTCAAGAAGAGCGTTTTCCGTCTCAAGAGGAAGCTAATAAATACCGTGGTGGATTTAGAATTAGCCAGTCTATTTACAATTCCCATTGCAAACCGAACTCGGTGTTAATGCACCCGCTTCCTCGCGATAGCCGTTTAGAGGCAAACGAACTTGATAACGACTTAAATGCTAACGACAATCTAGCAATATTCCGCCAAGTACAAAATGGCGTACTTATTCGTATGGCGCTGTTTGCTTTAACCCTCGGCGTAGAAAACAAAGTCGAGCAGTATGAAGTAGACGTTCCTTGGTTTAGCCGCAAACGCGATAGCTAAGCTTTTAATTTTAAAGTGATAAAACAATAGGATTTTTCATGACAATTAGCCAAGACTTATTTAAACGAGCTCAAGACTCTATTCCTGGTGGCGTAAATTCACCAGTGCGTGCTTTTAATGGTGTAGGTGGTACTCCGCTGTTTATTACTAAAGCACAGGGCGCGTTTACATTTGATGCTGATGGCAACCGTTACATTGATTATGTGGGCTCTTGGGGCCCAATGATTATGGGCCACAATCACCCTGAAATAAAACAAGCAGTGCATGATGCGGTAGAAAATGGTTTAAGCTACGGTGCACCTACCGAAGCTGAAATTTTAATGGCTGAAAAAGTTAAAGAGCTAGTCCCATCTATCGAAAAAGTACGTATGGTAAGCTCAGGTACTGAAGCAACAATGAGTGCAATTCGCTTAGCTCGTGGTTTTACTGGTCGTGACAAAATTTTAAAGTTTGAGGGTTGTTACCACGGCCATGCAGATTCACTGCTAGTAAAAGCCGGCTCTGGTGCATTAACTATGGGTGTACCTAACTCTCCAGGCATTCCTGAAGATTTAGCTAAGCACACCCTTACGGTTTCGTTTAACAATATTGAAGAAGTGAAAGCAGTTTTTGCTAAATACGCCGATGAAATCGCGTGTATTATTGTTGAGCCAGTTGCAGGTAACATGAACTGTATCCCACCAGTACCTGGCTTTTTAGAAGGACTGCGTGAAGTCTGTGATCAGTACCAATCTGTGCTTATTTTTGACGAAGTAATGACAGGTTTTCGTGTAGCCCTTGGTGGCGCTCAAGCTTATTACAACATCAAGCCAGACCTAACCTGTTTAGGTAAAGTAATTGGTGGTGGCATGCCAGTTGGCGCATTTGGTGGTAAAACAGAGATTATGGATTACATAGCCCCTGTAGGCCCTGTTTATCAAGCAGGTACACTGTCAGGAAATCCAATTGCGATGGCTGCAGGTTTAAAATCACTTGAGTTACTTAGTGCACCTGGCGTTCACGAAAAACTAGAAGCCATTAGTAAAGCGATTTGTGAAGGCTTTGAAGCCGCAGCTAAAAAAGTAGGTATTGCCTTAACTACTAACTACGCTGGCGGCATGTATGGCTTTTTCTTTACTGATGCAGAAAAAGTAACTACTTACCAACAAGCTACTGAATGTGATTTAGAGCGCTTTAAAAAGTTCTTCCACTTAATGCTTGAAGAAGGTGTTTATTTAGCGCCTTCAGCGTTTGAAGCTGGTTTTGTTTGTGCTGCGCATACAGAGCAAGAAGTTCAGGCAACGATTGAAGCGGCAGAGCGCGCTTTTGCTAAACTATAACGTTTAGCTCATAAGATCGCTTACCCATAAAAAAAGCCCTTTCGGGCTTTTTTTGTTTTTATTACTTAGCGAATACATTGGGGCCTTGGTTTAAACTCACTGGCCCTAAGCGGTAATTGAATCACTTTGCCACACCCTGGTGGTGCTTGCTTCCCGGTTTGCTCGTTTACAAATGCCCACCGAATTGAAGGTGGACGGGTATCGGCAATTGCTTGCGGGTTTAAGGGTTTTAAATAACGAATATAGGTTTCAAGCGCGCCGACACTGCCGGTTAAGCCAGTACTTTTATTATCATCACGACCTAACCATGCAACCGTCACTGTATTTTGATCAAACCCAGCAAACCAGCTGTCGCGTAATTCGTTACTGGTACCTGTTTTTCCTGCGAGCTGAATCGACGGAAAATGTAAATTTAAGCGTTTAGCGGTGCCATCTTTAGTTACTCGCTTCATAGCGTATTTGGTCATGTACATGGCATCTTTATCAAAGCGTTGTTCGTTACTCACTTTATGCTTATAAAGTACTTTACCAACAGAGTCGGTTAATGCCGAGATAGACGTCAGCTCTCTGTATTCGCCATCAGCAGCAATTGTGGTATAAAGCTGAGCCACTTCAAAACTCGACATTTCAATAGCCCCTAATAGCAGCGACGGATATTCATTAATATGGCCTTTAGCACCTAGTCCTCTGAGTGTATTAGCAACTTTATCAACCCCAACATCAAGCCCTAAGTTAACTGCCGGAATATTAATGCTGTGGCTGAATGCTTTATAAAGAGGCACGGCACCTCGATATTGATGATCAAAGTTTTCTGGCTGCCATACTTTTCCCTCTTCATTGGTGACTTGCACGGGTGAATCATCAAGCAACGTCGCTAAATTATAATGAGGAAGCTGCAGTGCACTTAAATACACTGCCGGTTTAACTAATGAGCCAATATTGCGCTTGGTATCAAGTACGCGGTTAAAGCCTGAATAGCGCACATCACGTCCAGAGACTAACGCTGATACACCAGCTTTTTCAACATTAACGGAGATCATCGCCGCTTCTAATTCTTTGGTATTTGGACGCCTTTCCAAATAAGGTAAACTGGCCTTAATCGATTCTTCCATTGCGGTTTGTTTTTGCAAGTCGAAGTAGGTAAATACGCGCACCCCTGCATCTAATACTTCTTGATCAGGTAGCAGCTGTTTCAACTCGCGATTAACCAACTCCAAGTAACCTGGGTAAGACTTTTGTAAGCTGGCTTTCATTGGCGCAATATCAATTGCGCGCTTTAACGAGGATCGATACTCTTTAGTGGAAATAAGTTTGTTATCGACCATTAAACGCAGCACTAAGTCACGACGCTCCATAGCACGTTCTTTATAACGTCTAGGGTTATAATAAGAAGGGCCTTTAACCATGGCCACCAGCAGAGCAATTTGGTCGTACTCAAGTTCATCAACGGGTTTTGCAAAGTAAAACTCAGCAGCCAGCCCCATCCCATGTACTCCTTGGTTATAAGACTGACCTAGGTAGACTTCGTTTAAATAGGCTTCGAGAATCTGATCTTTTGAATAACGATAATCAAGAATAAGCGCAATAAAAGCTTCATTGATTTTACGTACTAATGAACGTTCACGGGTAAGGTAAATATTTTTAGCTAGCTGTTGCGTCAGTGTGCTGCCCCCTTGCACGGTTCTTCCTGCGCGAATATTGGTATATAAAGCCCGTAAAATAGAAAATACCGATACCCCGTGGTGATCATAAAAATCGCGGTCTTCGACCACTAACAAAGCATTCTTAAGCATGTCTGGAAATTTATCTAATGGCACAAATTCGCGGTCTTGTTTTGAGTCATTACCTATACGGGCTATTTGTACAGGCTCTAATCTGGCAGTGTTTAAGCGACGACCAAATTTATCCTTAATACTGGCAACCTTTTCCCCAGAGAAACGTAATTCAATTACATGAGCATTTTCTAAACCATCATAAAATTCAAAATCACGACGAAAAATCTTAATACTATTAGCTGTTTTAATATATTGCCCTGTGCGGCTCAAGCGATTAACTGCCGTGTAATTTAAACGTTTAAGCTCCCATAAAACTTCTTGCTCAGATAAAAACTGCCCAGGAAAAAACGTCATTGAACGCGCATACACTTGGGCTGGAAGTTGCCATTTGTTGCCTTCAAATTGGCGGGTGATTTTTGCATCAAGATAAATAAAGTAAAGTGCTACAGCGATGAAAGTCGCCAGACTCAGTTTCCAAAAAATAGAAAACAAAGTTTTTAAAAATGGCCGTTTAGCCGAACTTGCGGTTTTTTTTGCAGCACTTTTTCGCGCTGATGTTTTAGATGACTTAGTAGCACGCTTAGTCGAGGATTTACTGGTCGGTGTTTTCTTTTTTTCAGCCATTTAAGTGTAATACATTCCAAAGGTTGATTTAACGCGAGGAGCTTATCACATTACTCTAACACCTGAAAAATTAACCCTTCCTGAAATCAAAAAAGCCCTAACTGAGTAGGGCTTTGATTGAACACACAATACTTTTACTTTTAATTACTTCTTACTGAAACAAATTCTGGGTAAGCATCAATACCACAATCATGTTGATCCATACCGTTTAGCTCTTCCTCTTCGGTAACACGAATACCCATGGTTTGTTTTAAGACTGCCCAAACAATGAATGAAGCGATATACACAAAGCCAATGATACATAGTAAACCAATTAACTGTGCCACAAGGTTAGCCTCGGCATTAGTAACCGGCACTAATACCACACCTAATATGCCACATACACCATGCACAGAGATGGCACCTACAGGGTCGTCAATTTTCACTTTATCAAGTGCCACAATGCTTAGTACAACCAAAGATCCACCTAGTAGGCCATATAAACACGCCATTAATGGTGATGGTGATAATGGATCTGCAGTAATAACCACTAAGCCTGCAAGTGCGCCATTAAGTACCATGGTTAAATCTGCCTTACCCCATAATAATTTACATAAGAACAAGGCTGATATTGCACCCATAGCTGCAGCAGCATTGGTGTTAAGTAGTATTTGACCTACTGCAGTTGCATTTTCTTTATCTGAAATTAATAACTGTGATCCACCGTTAAAGCCAAACCAACCCATCCATAAAATAAATGTACCCAATGTAGCAAGTGGCAAGTTTGAACCTGGAATTGGGTAAATTTCACCATTTTTACCATATTTACCTTTACGTGCACCCAGTAGAATTACACCCGCAAGCGCTGCAGCTGCACCGGTTGCATGGACAATGGCAGAACCTGCAAAATCAACAAAGCCTAATTCAGATAGGAAGCCGCCACCCCATGTCCAGTAACCTTCAATTGGGTAAATTAATCCTGTAAGTACTACTGTAAACACTAAGAAAGCCCATAACTTCATACGCTCCGCTACGGCGCCAGATACAATAGACATAGCCGTTGCAACAAATACTACTTGGAAGAAAAAATCAGACTCTAGTGAATGATCGGCGTCTGCCGCTTGACTACCTATTAGGCCACCAAATGAAGGAATTATTCCGCCTTCAACGTTGTCTACATACATAATGTTGTAACCGACCAACAAAAACATAGTACAAGCGATAGAATAAAGTGCGATATTTTTAGTTAGAATTTCTGTGGTATTTTTTGAGCGCACTAAACCTGCTTCTAACATTGCAAAACCAGCTGCCATCCACATAACTAGGATGCCAGAGATTAAAAAGTAAAACGTATCGAGCGAAAACTTCAGCTCTATAATTGTATTTTCCATGTTGCCCCCTTAAATAGCATCATCATCAAGTTCGCCAGTACGAATACGGACAATTTGATCTAAGTCGTAAACAAAAATTTTGCCGTCACCAATTTTGCCCGTTCCAGCAACTTTGGTAATGGTTTCTACAACGCGTTGGCAATTTTCACTACGAGTGGCAATTTCAAGTTTAATTTTAGGTATAAAGTCAACTTGGTACTCTGCACCACGGTATAACTCTGTATGACCTCTTTGACGTCCAAACCCCTTAACGTCAACCACGGTCATTCCTTCGATGCCTAAATCAGCGAGTGCTTCACGCACATCATCTAGTTTGAATGGCTTTATTATTGCACTGATCATTTTCACAAAGGCCCCCTTAGGACACTAGCTTGTTATTGTATTTGCTCTATGCAATCCAACCTTTGTGCCACCTTTAAATTACAAATAAAAACAGAGGGTTATTAAATTAAATAATATAAAAAACAAAAAAGCGCACCATTTAGGTGCGCTTTTTTTAAGCAAAATACAGAATTGGTGCGAGTCGATAAATACGCAAATAATCGTCTTTAACTAATCGTTACACTCTCGCCAAATACACATTGATAATGTATTTAAGATTAAAGTTACTCTGTCGCATCGAAAGACAAAGCCGGTTTTTTAGCATCACTTAGCCATATTGACTCCATAGTTTGCACCACTCGAAAGTGAAACTCTTCATGGGTGAAGGGTTTAGTTAAAAAGTCATTCGCACCTGATTTAATAAATCGTGCAGCAACGCCATAACTATATACATCAGCTAAACCAATAATGGCCAATTGCTCACGGCTTTTAATATTACGAATAGCTCTAATTAATTCAAAACCATTCATACCTGATAAGTTATGGTCAGTGATCACTAAGTTGATAGCCTGATCATGCTCAAGTATATGAAGAGCTTGCGCACTATTATCAACAGTAATGACGTCAAACAATTGTTTTTCGAGCATTTGCTTAACCAAGCTACTGCTCAATAAGGAATTATCTACAACCAGCGCTTTGCGCCCCTGGTTACGCAATAACTGTGCTACAAATTTTATGGCGTAAAGATAAGAGTCGCGATTATCTTTAATGACGTAATCGATAATACCTAATTCCAGCATTTTTAAACGTGTATGTTCATCTGTTTGCGTTGTCATCACCAACGTAGGGATACCTTGCGACAGTGTAAAGCGAGTTATATCAGTATCGATTTGACCACCAACAGATAAATCAACTAACGCGAGCGAGTAACTAGTTTGATTTAGTAACTTTTTACATTGAGTAAGTGACTGAGCGAAATCAACCCGCACATCAAGATAATGAGCAGCAATATGTTTGAGTACCTGTTGTACCCTTATATTATCTTCAACAATTAAAACCCGTTGCATAAACTCCCTTTCATTTACGTTCACCCTTTATGGTAATAAACCTAAAAATAAATCACTCTCAAGCATCCATTTAAAAACAATTAAAGCGACCAATAACCTAAAAAACTTAATTAATAATTAAATTTTTTAATCGCCTTAAACTTACAGTATGGCATACACATCAAGTATATTTCGCCCGTTTGCTATGTTGAGATTAATCTTAATTACATAAACTCAACGATTATTATCGGCAGCTAGTCTCAATACTTTTGTTTTTTACTCAAATATCGCTATAACTGCAGTACATAAAACAAAAAGGGTTAGTTATGAAATTTAGTCGAAGTCTATTTTTACCCATTGCCGCTATTGCACTTACATTTTCGAGTGCAACGTTTGCCGATAATCAACGCCGTATTGATATCGACAGTAAAGTAGTTACTCAGCACAAAGCAAAAATAAATAACGAACGATTTTCTTATACGGTAGCAACAGGCACACAGCCAGTATGGGATAACAAGGGTGATGCCATTGCAACCCTTCAATACACTTACTACACCCGCGATAAAGTAGATGATAGAACAAAGCGTCCATTACTTATTTCATTTAATGGTGGCCCTGGTTCAGCATCAGTTTGGATGCATTTAGCTTACACCGGCCCTCGTGTTTTAAAAATTGACGACGAAGGCTACCCAATTCAACCTTATGGTGTAAAAGATAACCCTTATTCGGTTTTAGATGTAGCGGATATCGTTTATGTAAATCCTGTAAATACAGGTTATTCACGTGTTGTAGAAGATAAAGACGGTAACCTTTTACCCAAAGATAAACAAAAAGAGCTATTTTTTGGCGTTAATGCCGATATAAAGTACCTCGCAGAATGGCTTAATACTTTTGTATCTCGAAATGAACGTTGGCGCTCTCCAAAGTTTTTAATTGGTGAAAGCTATGGTACTACTCGTGTATCGGGTTTAGCGCATGAGCTGCAAAATAGTCAGTGGATGTACATTAACGGTGTTGTACTCGTATCTCCTACCGATATCGGTATTAAACGCGACGGACCAGTAAAAGCAGCTAACCGCCTACCTTACTTTGCAGCTACTGCATGGTACCACAAAGCATTAAACGCCGATTTACAAGCAAAAGATTTAGACGAGCTATTACTGGAAGTTGAACAGTTTACCGTTAATGAGCTTATTCCTGCGCTTGCAAAAGGCGGCTTTATTGCGCCTGAAGAAAAACGTCGTATTATTAAAAAAATGGCTGAATATGCGGGTTTATCTGAAACATTTGTTAGTCAAAACAATTTAGATATTCCAACACAGTTTTTTTGGAAAGAGTTATTGCGTGAACGCGGACAAATGGTTGGTCGACTGGA
It encodes the following:
- a CDS encoding ammonium transporter, translated to MENTIIELKFSLDTFYFLISGILVMWMAAGFAMLEAGLVRSKNTTEILTKNIALYSIACTMFLLVGYNIMYVDNVEGGIIPSFGGLIGSQAADADHSLESDFFFQVVFVATAMSIVSGAVAERMKLWAFLVFTVVLTGLIYPIEGYWTWGGGFLSELGFVDFAGSAIVHATGAAAALAGVILLGARKGKYGKNGEIYPIPGSNLPLATLGTFILWMGWFGFNGGSQLLISDKENATAVGQILLNTNAAAAMGAISALFLCKLLWGKADLTMVLNGALAGLVVITADPLSPSPLMACLYGLLGGSLVVLSIVALDKVKIDDPVGAISVHGVCGILGVVLVPVTNAEANLVAQLIGLLCIIGFVYIASFIVWAVLKQTMGIRVTEEEELNGMDQHDCGIDAYPEFVSVRSN
- a CDS encoding P-II family nitrogen regulator; its protein translation is MKMISAIIKPFKLDDVREALADLGIEGMTVVDVKGFGRQRGHTELYRGAEYQVDFIPKIKLEIATRSENCQRVVETITKVAGTGKIGDGKIFVYDLDQIVRIRTGELDDDAI
- a CDS encoding CopD family protein, coding for MSALLIYKTLHVFFMIAWFAGIFYLPRLFVYHAMSEEKSCNSMLKVMERRLLYFVTPFAVLTAVFGVLTIVEYGREWFRYSMWLHYKLVLVIILYIYHGYCFKLLADFKHDRNTKSDRFYRIFNELPVLALLVIVALAIIKPSF
- the erpA gene encoding iron-sulfur cluster insertion protein ErpA — translated: MSEELPIKFSDAAAVRVKQLIDEEENPDLKLRVYVTGGGCSGFQYGFTFDEKANPGDLEIVKNGVTLVIDPMSIQYLVDGEVDYTEGLEGARFFVSNPNATTTCGCGASFSV
- a CDS encoding aspartate carbamoyltransferase, with protein sequence MFSFQGENILSVNQLDRDCIERIFAVAKKMEPYAKKQKRTNVLEGAILANLFFEPSTRTRVSFGTAFNLLGGLVRETTGMQSSALAKGESLYDTARVISAYADAVAMRHPDSGSVAEFATGCSVPVINGGDGPNEHPTQALLDLLTIERELSRFDQNIDGMHIALVGDLKYGRTVHSLSKLLCHYKNIRFSMVAPYGLQMPDSILSAVENAGHKIELVDKMEGNLAADIVYQTRIQEERFPSQEEANKYRGGFRISQSIYNSHCKPNSVLMHPLPRDSRLEANELDNDLNANDNLAIFRQVQNGVLIRMALFALTLGVENKVEQYEVDVPWFSRKRDS
- a CDS encoding response regulator; amino-acid sequence: MQRVLIVEDNIRVQQVLKHIAAHYLDVRVDFAQSLTQCKKLLNQTSYSLALVDLSVGGQIDTDITRFTLSQGIPTLVMTTQTDEHTRLKMLELGIIDYVIKDNRDSYLYAIKFVAQLLRNQGRKALVVDNSLLSSSLVKQMLEKQLFDVITVDNSAQALHILEHDQAINLVITDHNLSGMNGFELIRAIRNIKSREQLAIIGLADVYSYGVAARFIKSGANDFLTKPFTHEEFHFRVVQTMESIWLSDAKKPALSFDATE
- the hemL gene encoding glutamate-1-semialdehyde 2,1-aminomutase, whose translation is MTISQDLFKRAQDSIPGGVNSPVRAFNGVGGTPLFITKAQGAFTFDADGNRYIDYVGSWGPMIMGHNHPEIKQAVHDAVENGLSYGAPTEAEILMAEKVKELVPSIEKVRMVSSGTEATMSAIRLARGFTGRDKILKFEGCYHGHADSLLVKAGSGALTMGVPNSPGIPEDLAKHTLTVSFNNIEEVKAVFAKYADEIACIIVEPVAGNMNCIPPVPGFLEGLREVCDQYQSVLIFDEVMTGFRVALGGAQAYYNIKPDLTCLGKVIGGGMPVGAFGGKTEIMDYIAPVGPVYQAGTLSGNPIAMAAGLKSLELLSAPGVHEKLEAISKAICEGFEAAAKKVGIALTTNYAGGMYGFFFTDAEKVTTYQQATECDLERFKKFFHLMLEEGVYLAPSAFEAGFVCAAHTEQEVQATIEAAERAFAKL
- the mrcB gene encoding penicillin-binding protein 1B, which encodes MAEKKKTPTSKSSTKRATKSSKTSARKSAAKKTASSAKRPFLKTLFSIFWKLSLATFIAVALYFIYLDAKITRQFEGNKWQLPAQVYARSMTFFPGQFLSEQEVLWELKRLNYTAVNRLSRTGQYIKTANSIKIFRRDFEFYDGLENAHVIELRFSGEKVASIKDKFGRRLNTARLEPVQIARIGNDSKQDREFVPLDKFPDMLKNALLVVEDRDFYDHHGVSVFSILRALYTNIRAGRTVQGGSTLTQQLAKNIYLTRERSLVRKINEAFIALILDYRYSKDQILEAYLNEVYLGQSYNQGVHGMGLAAEFYFAKPVDELEYDQIALLVAMVKGPSYYNPRRYKERAMERRDLVLRLMVDNKLISTKEYRSSLKRAIDIAPMKASLQKSYPGYLELVNRELKQLLPDQEVLDAGVRVFTYFDLQKQTAMEESIKASLPYLERRPNTKELEAAMISVNVEKAGVSALVSGRDVRYSGFNRVLDTKRNIGSLVKPAVYLSALQLPHYNLATLLDDSPVQVTNEEGKVWQPENFDHQYRGAVPLYKAFSHSINIPAVNLGLDVGVDKVANTLRGLGAKGHINEYPSLLLGAIEMSSFEVAQLYTTIAADGEYRELTSISALTDSVGKVLYKHKVSNEQRFDKDAMYMTKYAMKRVTKDGTAKRLNLHFPSIQLAGKTGTSNELRDSWFAGFDQNTVTVAWLGRDDNKSTGLTGSVGALETYIRYLKPLNPQAIADTRPPSIRWAFVNEQTGKQAPPGCGKVIQLPLRASEFKPRPQCIR
- a CDS encoding chloride channel protein; amino-acid sequence: MWLERLRRRLAKPKTSVQLCLLGVSAGLIAAFFIILFRLTILFFQSLFLETPDDFTTLPTLERVLMPLVAALLIATFAAFTGFKHYRLGIPFVIHRIKRHYGQMPLYNTVNQFVGGALALISGFSVGREGPSVHMGAAGASILANKLHLPHNAMRTLSGCGVAAGIAASFNTPLAAVIFVMEVVLREYKVHIFVPIMLAAVTGALATQFVFGEGSELALISIAPLSGWHYPYLILCGMGLGAVAYAFNQNLMLIIKTFKPLSMFPRLIIAGCIASLIAYAVPQAMGSGMSAITIAVESPENMQLLTTILIAKLLATLFAIGLGIPGGLIGPVIGLGVLTGTLMAFFAQFISPGTDIAGTYGVLGMAGLLAATLHSPLAALTTVMELTSSPEIIVPAMIVITTAYVTALQVFGNRSIFLQQLDFQGLPYHVSPATEALQKVGVMDDMDEDFKLLYSDDKEQIKNSLDAMDSQTPLIVFDEENGYRLAEYDLSLMSDQAVNIKYISLQGISSQATLADAFEILNDKRSGALYVYNLLDNQQIMGLLRWDQIHHILTIRNSLL